A stretch of Portunus trituberculatus isolate SZX2019 chromosome 48, ASM1759143v1, whole genome shotgun sequence DNA encodes these proteins:
- the LOC123498940 gene encoding gelsolin, cytoplasmic-like isoform X3 produces the protein MDPAFEGAGSEQGLQIWRIENFEVVPYPKEKYGQFHRGDSYIVLYTNVINDKKSWDLHFWLGSQTSQDEAGAAAIKTVELDDSLGGVPVQHREVEEHESSLFLSRFKKGVRYLNGGVASGFRHVDPDAPYPARLFHVKGRRNVRVKEVELGVASMNKGDCFILDCGDQVLVYMGPASRRIERLKAITAANAIRDDDHAGKAKVVVVDESASGDEVEAFFTGLGGGSPDDVADEAAGEDDAAFERSEASVVTLYHVFEDSSGAMQTKKIGEKPLLQSMLDSGDCFLLDTGSGVYVWIGSGSSKNEKVKSMEMAAQYMEQKGYPKWRSVQRVVEKAEPAVFKSYFKTWKEPEEQVGLGRVFNERQIAAMQAVEADFDPSSLHAEKRRLLLKNAGPAIGFMPDDGSGQIEIWRVEDFELQPVDESAKGFLFGGDSYVMKYTYEVNGNERYILYFWQGVASSQDERAASAIHTVRLDNELNGKAVQVRVVQGSEPAHFLRIFKGQMVVFLGGKASGFKNVHDHDTYDVDGTRLFRVRGTCDLDTRAVQVQEVAASLNSDDVYVLETPAKTYLWIGKGANEEEKAMGERVAGLVSPGRDLETLAEGEEEDGFWDSLGGKGEYQTCRDVDRPLLYPRLFHCTISPAGCLRVNEVSHFSQEDLNEDDVMVLDSGDEVYVWVGRGSDDQEKEKAMEMAKNYIKTDPTERSLDTTVILRINQGEEPAAFTAIFPAWNPDLWEKPCPSPDAMPQMIENNIVHNAKEESENITKDQLLKVEEAPAEKEHPAASCCCCQ, from the exons aACTTCGAGGTGGTGCCCTACCCGAAGGAGAAGTACGGCCAGTTCCATCGCGGCGACTCCTACATCGTCCTCTAC ACGAACGTCATCAACGACAAGAAGAGCTGGGACTTGCATTTCTGGCTGGGCTCGCAGACCTCGCAG GATGAGGCAGGCGCGGCGGCCATCAAGACGGTGGAGCTGGATGACTCCCTGGGAGGCGTGCCCGTGCAGCACCGCGAGGTGGAGGAGCACGAgtcatccctcttcctctccag GTTCAAGAAGGGTGTGAGGTACCTGAACGGTGGTGTGGCCTCAGGGTTCCGTCATGTGGACCCTGACGCCCCCTACCCCGCCCGGCTCTTCCACGTCAAGGGCCGCAGGAATGTGCGCGTCAAGGAG GTTGAGCTGGGTGTTGCCTCCATGAACAAGGGTGACTGCTTCATCCTGGACTGTGGGGACCAGGTTTTGGTGTACATGGGTCCTGCCAGCCGCAGAATAGAGCGTCTGAAGGCCATCACCGCTGCAAACGCCATCAGGGATGATGACCACGCTGGCAAGGCCAAGGTGGTGGTTGTAG ATGAGTCTGCCTCAGGAGATGAAGTGGAGGCATTCTTCACCGGTCTGGGTGGAGGCTCCCCTGATGATGTGGCTGACGAGGCTGCAGGCGAAGATGATGCAGCCTTCGAGCGATCTGAAGCT AGTGTGGTAACCCTGTACCATGTGTTTGAAGACAGCTCTGGAGCAATGCAGAccaagaaaattggagagaagccACTGCTCCAGTCAATGCTGGACTCTGGG GATTGTTTCTTGCTGGACACTGGCTCTGGAGTCTATGTTTGGATTGGCAGTGGCTCCAGCAAGAATGAAAAAGTTAAGAGCATGGAGATGGCTG CACAGTATATGGAGCAGAAGGGATACCCTAAATGGAGGAGTGTGCAGCGTGTGGTGGAGAAAGCTGAGCCTGCAGTATTCAAGTCTTACTTCAAGACATGGAAGGAGCCTGAAGAGCAAGTGGGATTGGGCAGAGTCTTTAATGAGAGACAGATTGCTGCAA TGCAAGCAGTGGAGGCAGACTTTGACCCAAGCTCACTGCATGCAGAGAAGCGCCGTCTGCTGCTGAAGAATGCTGGACCTGCTATTGGCTTCATGCCTGATGATGGTTCAGGCCAG ATTGAGATTTGGCGTGTGGAGGACTTTGAGCTGCAGCCGGTCGACGAGAGTGCCAAGGGCTTCCTGTTTGGAGGTGACTCTTATGTCATGAAGTACACCTATGAGGTCAATGGTAATGAGCGCTACATCCTCTACTTCTGGCAG GGAGTGGCAAGCAGCCAGGACGAGCGAGCGGCTTCTGCCATACACACGGTGCGCCTGGACAATGAGCTCAATGGCAAGGCTGTGCAAGTGAGGGTGGTACAGGGCTCTGAACCAGCTCACTTCTTGAGGATCTTTAAGG GTCAGATGGTGGTGTTCCTGGGTGGAAAGGCATCTGGCTTCAAGAATGTGCATGATCATGACACCTATGATGTGGACGGCACTCGCCTCTTCAGG GTTCGTGGGACATGTGACCTGGACACTCGGGCAGTACAGGTGCAGGAGGTGGCTGCCTCACTCAACTCTGATGATGTCTATGTCCTTGAGACTCCAGCCAAGACTTATCTGTGGATTGGCAAG GGTgctaatgaagaggagaaggccatgggagagagagtggctgGACTGGTGTCCCCCGGCAGAGATCTGGAG ACACTGgctgaaggtgaggaggaggacggctTTTGGGACAGTCTGGGAGGCAAAGGAGAGTACCAGACATGTCGTGATGTGGATAGGCCACTACTGTACCCTCGCCTCTTCCACTGCACCATTTCACCTGCTGGCTGCCTGCGCGTCAATGAAGTTTCTCACTTCTCACAGGAG GATTTGAATGAAGATGACGTGATGGTGCTGGACTCTGGTGATGAAGTGTATGTCTGGGTCGGTCGTGGCTCAGATgaccaggagaaagagaaggccaTGGAGATGGCAAAG AATTACATCAAGACTGACCCGACGGAGCGCTCCTTGGACACAACAGTGATCCTGCGCATCAACCAGGGAGAGGAACCTGCTGCCTTCACCGCCATCTTCCCTGCCTGGAACCCCGACCTGTGGGAG AAG CCGTGCCCCAGCCCTGATGCGATGCCTCAAATGATTGAAAACAATATAGTCCATAACGCTAAAGAAGAAAGCGAAAATATAACCAAAGATCAGCTGTTGAAGGTTGAGGAAGCGCCAGCAGAGAAAGAGCACCCTGCTgctagttgttgctgttgccaaTGA
- the LOC123498940 gene encoding gelsolin, cytoplasmic-like isoform X6, protein MDPAFEGAGSEQGLQIWRIENFEVVPYPKEKYGQFHRGDSYIVLYTNVINDKKSWDLHFWLGSQTSQDEAGAAAIKTVELDDSLGGVPVQHREVEEHESSLFLSRFKKGVRYLNGGVASGFRHVDPDAPYPARLFHVKGRRNVRVKEVELGVASMNKGDCFILDCGDQVLVYMGPASRRIERLKAITAANAIRDDDHAGKAKVVVVDESASGDEVEAFFTGLGGGSPDDVADEAAGEDDAAFERSEASVVTLYHVFEDSSGAMQTKKIGEKPLLQSMLDSGDCFLLDTGSGVYVWIGSGSSKNEKVKSMEMAAQYMEQKGYPKWRSVQRVVEKAEPAVFKSYFKTWKEPEEQVGLGRVFNERQIAAMQAVEADFDPSSLHAEKRRLLLKNAGPAIGFMPDDGSGQIEIWRVEDFELQPVDESAKGFLFGGDSYVMKYTYEVNGNERYILYFWQGVASSQDERAASAIHTVRLDNELNGKAVQVRVVQGSEPAHFLRIFKGQMVVFLGGKASGFKNVHDHDTYDVDGTRLFRVRGTCDLDTRAVQVQEVAASLNSDDVYVLETPAKTYLWIGKGANEEEKAMGERVAGLVSPGRDLETLAEGEEEDGFWDSLGGKGEYQTCRDVDRPLLYPRLFHCTISPAGCLRVNEVSHFSQEDLNEDDVMVLDSGDEVYVWVGRGSDDQEKEKAMEMAKNYIKTDPTERSLDTTVILRINQGEEPAAFTAIFPAWNPDLWEKGLASYEDVKAHLAENNAALG, encoded by the exons aACTTCGAGGTGGTGCCCTACCCGAAGGAGAAGTACGGCCAGTTCCATCGCGGCGACTCCTACATCGTCCTCTAC ACGAACGTCATCAACGACAAGAAGAGCTGGGACTTGCATTTCTGGCTGGGCTCGCAGACCTCGCAG GATGAGGCAGGCGCGGCGGCCATCAAGACGGTGGAGCTGGATGACTCCCTGGGAGGCGTGCCCGTGCAGCACCGCGAGGTGGAGGAGCACGAgtcatccctcttcctctccag GTTCAAGAAGGGTGTGAGGTACCTGAACGGTGGTGTGGCCTCAGGGTTCCGTCATGTGGACCCTGACGCCCCCTACCCCGCCCGGCTCTTCCACGTCAAGGGCCGCAGGAATGTGCGCGTCAAGGAG GTTGAGCTGGGTGTTGCCTCCATGAACAAGGGTGACTGCTTCATCCTGGACTGTGGGGACCAGGTTTTGGTGTACATGGGTCCTGCCAGCCGCAGAATAGAGCGTCTGAAGGCCATCACCGCTGCAAACGCCATCAGGGATGATGACCACGCTGGCAAGGCCAAGGTGGTGGTTGTAG ATGAGTCTGCCTCAGGAGATGAAGTGGAGGCATTCTTCACCGGTCTGGGTGGAGGCTCCCCTGATGATGTGGCTGACGAGGCTGCAGGCGAAGATGATGCAGCCTTCGAGCGATCTGAAGCT AGTGTGGTAACCCTGTACCATGTGTTTGAAGACAGCTCTGGAGCAATGCAGAccaagaaaattggagagaagccACTGCTCCAGTCAATGCTGGACTCTGGG GATTGTTTCTTGCTGGACACTGGCTCTGGAGTCTATGTTTGGATTGGCAGTGGCTCCAGCAAGAATGAAAAAGTTAAGAGCATGGAGATGGCTG CACAGTATATGGAGCAGAAGGGATACCCTAAATGGAGGAGTGTGCAGCGTGTGGTGGAGAAAGCTGAGCCTGCAGTATTCAAGTCTTACTTCAAGACATGGAAGGAGCCTGAAGAGCAAGTGGGATTGGGCAGAGTCTTTAATGAGAGACAGATTGCTGCAA TGCAAGCAGTGGAGGCAGACTTTGACCCAAGCTCACTGCATGCAGAGAAGCGCCGTCTGCTGCTGAAGAATGCTGGACCTGCTATTGGCTTCATGCCTGATGATGGTTCAGGCCAG ATTGAGATTTGGCGTGTGGAGGACTTTGAGCTGCAGCCGGTCGACGAGAGTGCCAAGGGCTTCCTGTTTGGAGGTGACTCTTATGTCATGAAGTACACCTATGAGGTCAATGGTAATGAGCGCTACATCCTCTACTTCTGGCAG GGAGTGGCAAGCAGCCAGGACGAGCGAGCGGCTTCTGCCATACACACGGTGCGCCTGGACAATGAGCTCAATGGCAAGGCTGTGCAAGTGAGGGTGGTACAGGGCTCTGAACCAGCTCACTTCTTGAGGATCTTTAAGG GTCAGATGGTGGTGTTCCTGGGTGGAAAGGCATCTGGCTTCAAGAATGTGCATGATCATGACACCTATGATGTGGACGGCACTCGCCTCTTCAGG GTTCGTGGGACATGTGACCTGGACACTCGGGCAGTACAGGTGCAGGAGGTGGCTGCCTCACTCAACTCTGATGATGTCTATGTCCTTGAGACTCCAGCCAAGACTTATCTGTGGATTGGCAAG GGTgctaatgaagaggagaaggccatgggagagagagtggctgGACTGGTGTCCCCCGGCAGAGATCTGGAG ACACTGgctgaaggtgaggaggaggacggctTTTGGGACAGTCTGGGAGGCAAAGGAGAGTACCAGACATGTCGTGATGTGGATAGGCCACTACTGTACCCTCGCCTCTTCCACTGCACCATTTCACCTGCTGGCTGCCTGCGCGTCAATGAAGTTTCTCACTTCTCACAGGAG GATTTGAATGAAGATGACGTGATGGTGCTGGACTCTGGTGATGAAGTGTATGTCTGGGTCGGTCGTGGCTCAGATgaccaggagaaagagaaggccaTGGAGATGGCAAAG AATTACATCAAGACTGACCCGACGGAGCGCTCCTTGGACACAACAGTGATCCTGCGCATCAACCAGGGAGAGGAACCTGCTGCCTTCACCGCCATCTTCCCTGCCTGGAACCCCGACCTGTGGGAG AAG GGACTGGCAAGCTATGAAGACGTGAAGGCTCACCTGGCAGAGAACAATGCAGCACTGGGCtag
- the LOC123498940 gene encoding gelsolin, cytoplasmic-like isoform X4 produces the protein MDPAFEGAGSEQGLQIWRIENFEVVPYPKEKYGQFHRGDSYIVLYTNVINDKKSWDLHFWLGSQTSQDEAGAAAIKTVELDDSLGGVPVQHREVEEHESSLFLSRFKKGVRYLNGGVASGFRHVDPDAPYPARLFHVKGRRNVRVKEVELGVASMNKGDCFILDCGDQVLVYMGPASRRIERLKAITAANAIRDDDHAGKAKVVVVDESASGDEVEAFFTGLGGGSPDDVADEAAGEDDAAFERSEASVVTLYHVFEDSSGAMQTKKIGEKPLLQSMLDSGESAQDCFLLDTGSGVYVWIGSGSSKNEKVKSMEMAAQYMEQKGYPKWRSVQRVVEKAEPAVFKSYFKTWKEPEEQVGLGRVFNERQIAAMQAVEADFDPSSLHAEKRRLLLKNAGPAIGFMPDDGSGQIEIWRVEDFELQPVDESAKGFLFGGDSYVMKYTYEVNGNERYILYFWQGVASSQDERAASAIHTVRLDNELNGKAVQVRVVQGSEPAHFLRIFKGQMVVFLGGKASGFKNVHDHDTYDVDGTRLFRVRGTCDLDTRAVQVQEVAASLNSDDVYVLETPAKTYLWIGKGANEEEKAMGERVAGLVSPGRDLETLAEGEEEDGFWDSLGGKGEYQTCRDVDRPLLYPRLFHCTISPAGCLRVNEVSHFSQEDLNEDDVMVLDSGDEVYVWVGRGSDDQEKEKAMEMAKNYIKTDPTERSLDTTVILRINQGEEPAAFTAIFPAWNPDLWEKGLASYEDVKAHLAENNAALG, from the exons aACTTCGAGGTGGTGCCCTACCCGAAGGAGAAGTACGGCCAGTTCCATCGCGGCGACTCCTACATCGTCCTCTAC ACGAACGTCATCAACGACAAGAAGAGCTGGGACTTGCATTTCTGGCTGGGCTCGCAGACCTCGCAG GATGAGGCAGGCGCGGCGGCCATCAAGACGGTGGAGCTGGATGACTCCCTGGGAGGCGTGCCCGTGCAGCACCGCGAGGTGGAGGAGCACGAgtcatccctcttcctctccag GTTCAAGAAGGGTGTGAGGTACCTGAACGGTGGTGTGGCCTCAGGGTTCCGTCATGTGGACCCTGACGCCCCCTACCCCGCCCGGCTCTTCCACGTCAAGGGCCGCAGGAATGTGCGCGTCAAGGAG GTTGAGCTGGGTGTTGCCTCCATGAACAAGGGTGACTGCTTCATCCTGGACTGTGGGGACCAGGTTTTGGTGTACATGGGTCCTGCCAGCCGCAGAATAGAGCGTCTGAAGGCCATCACCGCTGCAAACGCCATCAGGGATGATGACCACGCTGGCAAGGCCAAGGTGGTGGTTGTAG ATGAGTCTGCCTCAGGAGATGAAGTGGAGGCATTCTTCACCGGTCTGGGTGGAGGCTCCCCTGATGATGTGGCTGACGAGGCTGCAGGCGAAGATGATGCAGCCTTCGAGCGATCTGAAGCT AGTGTGGTAACCCTGTACCATGTGTTTGAAGACAGCTCTGGAGCAATGCAGAccaagaaaattggagagaagccACTGCTCCAGTCAATGCTGGACTCTGGG GAGAGTGCCCAG GATTGTTTCTTGCTGGACACTGGCTCTGGAGTCTATGTTTGGATTGGCAGTGGCTCCAGCAAGAATGAAAAAGTTAAGAGCATGGAGATGGCTG CACAGTATATGGAGCAGAAGGGATACCCTAAATGGAGGAGTGTGCAGCGTGTGGTGGAGAAAGCTGAGCCTGCAGTATTCAAGTCTTACTTCAAGACATGGAAGGAGCCTGAAGAGCAAGTGGGATTGGGCAGAGTCTTTAATGAGAGACAGATTGCTGCAA TGCAAGCAGTGGAGGCAGACTTTGACCCAAGCTCACTGCATGCAGAGAAGCGCCGTCTGCTGCTGAAGAATGCTGGACCTGCTATTGGCTTCATGCCTGATGATGGTTCAGGCCAG ATTGAGATTTGGCGTGTGGAGGACTTTGAGCTGCAGCCGGTCGACGAGAGTGCCAAGGGCTTCCTGTTTGGAGGTGACTCTTATGTCATGAAGTACACCTATGAGGTCAATGGTAATGAGCGCTACATCCTCTACTTCTGGCAG GGAGTGGCAAGCAGCCAGGACGAGCGAGCGGCTTCTGCCATACACACGGTGCGCCTGGACAATGAGCTCAATGGCAAGGCTGTGCAAGTGAGGGTGGTACAGGGCTCTGAACCAGCTCACTTCTTGAGGATCTTTAAGG GTCAGATGGTGGTGTTCCTGGGTGGAAAGGCATCTGGCTTCAAGAATGTGCATGATCATGACACCTATGATGTGGACGGCACTCGCCTCTTCAGG GTTCGTGGGACATGTGACCTGGACACTCGGGCAGTACAGGTGCAGGAGGTGGCTGCCTCACTCAACTCTGATGATGTCTATGTCCTTGAGACTCCAGCCAAGACTTATCTGTGGATTGGCAAG GGTgctaatgaagaggagaaggccatgggagagagagtggctgGACTGGTGTCCCCCGGCAGAGATCTGGAG ACACTGgctgaaggtgaggaggaggacggctTTTGGGACAGTCTGGGAGGCAAAGGAGAGTACCAGACATGTCGTGATGTGGATAGGCCACTACTGTACCCTCGCCTCTTCCACTGCACCATTTCACCTGCTGGCTGCCTGCGCGTCAATGAAGTTTCTCACTTCTCACAGGAG GATTTGAATGAAGATGACGTGATGGTGCTGGACTCTGGTGATGAAGTGTATGTCTGGGTCGGTCGTGGCTCAGATgaccaggagaaagagaaggccaTGGAGATGGCAAAG AATTACATCAAGACTGACCCGACGGAGCGCTCCTTGGACACAACAGTGATCCTGCGCATCAACCAGGGAGAGGAACCTGCTGCCTTCACCGCCATCTTCCCTGCCTGGAACCCCGACCTGTGGGAG AAG GGACTGGCAAGCTATGAAGACGTGAAGGCTCACCTGGCAGAGAACAATGCAGCACTGGGCtag
- the LOC123498940 gene encoding gelsolin, cytoplasmic-like isoform X5, whose protein sequence is MDPAFEGAGSEQGLQIWRIENFEVVPYPKEKYGQFHRGDSYIVLYTNVINDKKSWDLHFWLGSQTSQDEAGAAAIKTVELDDSLGGVPVQHREVEEHESSLFLSRFKKGVRYLNGGVASGFRHVDPDAPYPARLFHVKGRRNVRVKEVELGVASMNKGDCFILDCGDQVLVYMGPASRRIERLKAITAANAIRDDDHAGKAKVVVVDESASGDEVEAFFTGLGGGSPDDVADEAAGEDDAAFERSEASVVTLYHVFEDSSGAMQTKKIGEKPLLQSMLDSGESAQDCFLLDTGSGVYVWIGSGSSKNEKVKSMEMAAQYMEQKGYPKWRSVQRVVEKAEPAVFKSYFKTWKEPEEQVGLGRVFNERQIAAMQAVEADFDPSSLHAEKRRLLLKNAGPAIGFMPDDGSGQIEIWRVEDFELQPVDESAKGFLFGGDSYVMKYTYEVNGNERYILYFWQGVASSQDERAASAIHTVRLDNELNGKAVQVRVVQGSEPAHFLRIFKGQMVVFLGGKASGFKNVHDHDTYDVDGTRLFRVRGTCDLDTRAVQVQEVAASLNSDDVYVLETPAKTYLWIGKGANEEEKAMGERVAGLVSPGRDLETLAEGEEEDGFWDSLGGKGEYQTCRDVDRPLLYPRLFHCTISPAGCLRVNEVSHFSQEDLNEDDVMVLDSGDEVYVWVGRGSDDQEKEKAMEMAKNYIKTDPTERSLDTTVILRINQGEEPAAFTAIFPAWNPDLWEGLASYEDVKAHLAENNAALG, encoded by the exons aACTTCGAGGTGGTGCCCTACCCGAAGGAGAAGTACGGCCAGTTCCATCGCGGCGACTCCTACATCGTCCTCTAC ACGAACGTCATCAACGACAAGAAGAGCTGGGACTTGCATTTCTGGCTGGGCTCGCAGACCTCGCAG GATGAGGCAGGCGCGGCGGCCATCAAGACGGTGGAGCTGGATGACTCCCTGGGAGGCGTGCCCGTGCAGCACCGCGAGGTGGAGGAGCACGAgtcatccctcttcctctccag GTTCAAGAAGGGTGTGAGGTACCTGAACGGTGGTGTGGCCTCAGGGTTCCGTCATGTGGACCCTGACGCCCCCTACCCCGCCCGGCTCTTCCACGTCAAGGGCCGCAGGAATGTGCGCGTCAAGGAG GTTGAGCTGGGTGTTGCCTCCATGAACAAGGGTGACTGCTTCATCCTGGACTGTGGGGACCAGGTTTTGGTGTACATGGGTCCTGCCAGCCGCAGAATAGAGCGTCTGAAGGCCATCACCGCTGCAAACGCCATCAGGGATGATGACCACGCTGGCAAGGCCAAGGTGGTGGTTGTAG ATGAGTCTGCCTCAGGAGATGAAGTGGAGGCATTCTTCACCGGTCTGGGTGGAGGCTCCCCTGATGATGTGGCTGACGAGGCTGCAGGCGAAGATGATGCAGCCTTCGAGCGATCTGAAGCT AGTGTGGTAACCCTGTACCATGTGTTTGAAGACAGCTCTGGAGCAATGCAGAccaagaaaattggagagaagccACTGCTCCAGTCAATGCTGGACTCTGGG GAGAGTGCCCAG GATTGTTTCTTGCTGGACACTGGCTCTGGAGTCTATGTTTGGATTGGCAGTGGCTCCAGCAAGAATGAAAAAGTTAAGAGCATGGAGATGGCTG CACAGTATATGGAGCAGAAGGGATACCCTAAATGGAGGAGTGTGCAGCGTGTGGTGGAGAAAGCTGAGCCTGCAGTATTCAAGTCTTACTTCAAGACATGGAAGGAGCCTGAAGAGCAAGTGGGATTGGGCAGAGTCTTTAATGAGAGACAGATTGCTGCAA TGCAAGCAGTGGAGGCAGACTTTGACCCAAGCTCACTGCATGCAGAGAAGCGCCGTCTGCTGCTGAAGAATGCTGGACCTGCTATTGGCTTCATGCCTGATGATGGTTCAGGCCAG ATTGAGATTTGGCGTGTGGAGGACTTTGAGCTGCAGCCGGTCGACGAGAGTGCCAAGGGCTTCCTGTTTGGAGGTGACTCTTATGTCATGAAGTACACCTATGAGGTCAATGGTAATGAGCGCTACATCCTCTACTTCTGGCAG GGAGTGGCAAGCAGCCAGGACGAGCGAGCGGCTTCTGCCATACACACGGTGCGCCTGGACAATGAGCTCAATGGCAAGGCTGTGCAAGTGAGGGTGGTACAGGGCTCTGAACCAGCTCACTTCTTGAGGATCTTTAAGG GTCAGATGGTGGTGTTCCTGGGTGGAAAGGCATCTGGCTTCAAGAATGTGCATGATCATGACACCTATGATGTGGACGGCACTCGCCTCTTCAGG GTTCGTGGGACATGTGACCTGGACACTCGGGCAGTACAGGTGCAGGAGGTGGCTGCCTCACTCAACTCTGATGATGTCTATGTCCTTGAGACTCCAGCCAAGACTTATCTGTGGATTGGCAAG GGTgctaatgaagaggagaaggccatgggagagagagtggctgGACTGGTGTCCCCCGGCAGAGATCTGGAG ACACTGgctgaaggtgaggaggaggacggctTTTGGGACAGTCTGGGAGGCAAAGGAGAGTACCAGACATGTCGTGATGTGGATAGGCCACTACTGTACCCTCGCCTCTTCCACTGCACCATTTCACCTGCTGGCTGCCTGCGCGTCAATGAAGTTTCTCACTTCTCACAGGAG GATTTGAATGAAGATGACGTGATGGTGCTGGACTCTGGTGATGAAGTGTATGTCTGGGTCGGTCGTGGCTCAGATgaccaggagaaagagaaggccaTGGAGATGGCAAAG AATTACATCAAGACTGACCCGACGGAGCGCTCCTTGGACACAACAGTGATCCTGCGCATCAACCAGGGAGAGGAACCTGCTGCCTTCACCGCCATCTTCCCTGCCTGGAACCCCGACCTGTGGGAG GGACTGGCAAGCTATGAAGACGTGAAGGCTCACCTGGCAGAGAACAATGCAGCACTGGGCtag